One region of Olleya sp. Hel_I_94 genomic DNA includes:
- a CDS encoding polyribonucleotide nucleotidyltransferase, producing MIPQVFKEVIDLGDGRTISIETGKLAKQAHGSVVVQSGNCMLLCTLVSNYKQSDVDFLPLTVDYREKFAAAGRYPGGFFKREARPSDGEVLTMRLVDRVLRPLFPKDYHAETQVMIQLMSHDDNVMPDAMAGLAASAAIQLSDVPFETPISEARVGRINGEFIINPTRAQLEESDLDMMIGASADSVMMVEGEMLEISEEEMAEAIKFAHEAIKVQCAAQVRLAEAFGKKETREYDAERSDDDLAKKIYDLAYDKVYAVAKAGSSKKERSNAFSEIKEEIKATFTEEELADYGDLVSKYYAKAEKAAIRNLTLDEGLRLDGRKTDEIRPIWCEVNYLPSTHGSSIFTRGETQALATVTLGTSREANQIDMASFEGEERFYLHYNFPPFSTGEARPLRGTSRREVGHGNLAQRALKNMVPADCPYTVRVVSEVLESNGSSSMATVCAGTMALMDAGVKLKKPVSGIAMGLISDQETGKYAVLSDILGDEDHLGDMDFKVTGTADGITACQMDIKVKGLSYEILVNALKQARDGRLHILGKLTDTIATPNEEVKEHAPTMVTRRIPNAFIGALIGPGGKVIQEMQKETETTIVINEDPVTEEGIVEILGVGKKGIDAVMAKIDAILFKPEVGKVYQVKVIKMLDFGAVVEYMDAPGNEVLLHVSELAWERTENVTDVVNMGDVFDVKYFGLDPRTRKEKVSRKAILPKPEGYVARPPRENNDRGGRDNRGRDNRGRDNKRDDRKPREDKKED from the coding sequence ATGATTCCACAAGTTTTTAAAGAGGTTATTGACCTTGGAGACGGTAGAACTATTTCTATCGAAACCGGAAAATTAGCAAAACAGGCACATGGATCTGTTGTTGTACAGTCAGGAAACTGTATGTTGTTATGTACATTAGTATCTAACTACAAACAAAGTGACGTTGACTTTTTACCGTTAACAGTAGATTACCGCGAAAAATTTGCTGCTGCTGGACGCTATCCTGGAGGTTTCTTTAAAAGAGAAGCAAGACCTAGTGATGGTGAAGTATTAACTATGCGTCTTGTTGACCGTGTTTTACGTCCATTATTTCCAAAAGATTATCACGCAGAAACGCAAGTGATGATCCAATTAATGTCTCATGACGACAACGTTATGCCAGACGCTATGGCTGGATTAGCTGCATCTGCTGCTATCCAACTATCTGACGTACCATTTGAAACGCCTATCTCTGAAGCTAGAGTTGGACGTATTAATGGTGAGTTTATTATCAACCCAACACGTGCGCAGTTAGAAGAGTCTGATCTAGATATGATGATTGGTGCTTCGGCTGACTCTGTAATGATGGTTGAAGGTGAAATGTTAGAAATTTCTGAAGAAGAAATGGCTGAAGCAATTAAATTTGCACATGAAGCTATTAAAGTACAATGTGCTGCTCAAGTAAGATTAGCAGAAGCTTTTGGTAAAAAAGAAACACGTGAGTACGATGCAGAACGTTCTGATGACGATTTAGCAAAAAAGATTTACGACTTAGCATACGATAAAGTCTACGCTGTCGCTAAAGCTGGATCTTCTAAAAAAGAAAGAAGCAATGCTTTTTCTGAAATTAAAGAAGAAATTAAAGCAACATTTACTGAAGAAGAATTAGCAGATTATGGAGATTTAGTCTCTAAATATTATGCTAAAGCAGAAAAAGCTGCTATTAGAAATTTAACTTTAGATGAAGGATTACGTCTTGATGGTCGTAAGACTGACGAGATTAGACCAATCTGGTGTGAGGTAAACTATTTACCATCTACACATGGATCGTCTATCTTTACACGTGGAGAAACGCAAGCATTAGCTACAGTTACTTTAGGTACATCTAGAGAAGCAAATCAAATAGATATGGCCTCTTTTGAAGGAGAAGAGCGTTTTTATTTACATTACAACTTCCCTCCTTTTTCAACAGGAGAAGCTAGACCTTTAAGAGGAACTTCTAGACGTGAAGTTGGTCATGGTAATTTAGCACAACGTGCATTAAAAAACATGGTACCAGCAGACTGTCCTTATACAGTACGTGTTGTATCTGAAGTATTAGAATCTAACGGATCATCATCTATGGCAACTGTATGTGCAGGAACTATGGCACTTATGGACGCTGGAGTTAAGCTTAAAAAACCAGTTTCTGGTATTGCAATGGGATTAATCTCTGACCAAGAAACAGGAAAATACGCTGTATTATCTGATATTTTAGGAGACGAGGATCACTTAGGTGATATGGACTTTAAAGTTACAGGTACTGCAGATGGTATTACTGCTTGTCAAATGGATATTAAAGTAAAAGGTTTATCATACGAGATTTTAGTAAATGCACTAAAACAAGCTCGTGATGGACGTTTACATATCTTAGGTAAACTTACAGATACAATTGCTACACCAAATGAAGAAGTTAAGGAACATGCACCTACAATGGTGACAAGACGTATTCCTAACGCATTTATTGGAGCTTTAATTGGACCTGGAGGAAAAGTTATCCAAGAAATGCAAAAAGAAACTGAAACAACTATCGTAATAAACGAAGATCCTGTTACAGAAGAAGGTATTGTTGAAATTTTAGGTGTTGGTAAAAAAGGTATTGATGCTGTTATGGCAAAAATTGATGCTATATTATTTAAACCTGAAGTTGGTAAAGTATACCAAGTAAAAGTTATCAAAATGTTAGATTTTGGTGCTGTTGTTGAGTATATGGATGCACCAGGAAACGAAGTGTTATTACACGTAAGCGAATTAGCATGGGAACGTACTGAAAATGTTACTGATGTAGTAAACATGGGAGACGTTTTTGACGTTAAATATTTTGGTCTTGACCCAAGAACACGCAAAGAAAAAGTATCTAGAAAAGCAATCTTACCAAAACCAGAAGGTTATGTAGCTAGACCACCAAGAGAAAATAATGATCGTGGTGGACGTGATAACAGAGGTAGAGATAATCGTGGACGTGATAACAAACGTGACGACAGAAAACCTAGAGAAGATAAAAAAGAAGATTAA
- the rpsO gene encoding 30S ribosomal protein S15 gives MYLDQKEKEEIFTKHGKNAKDTGTAEGQIALFTYRINHLTEHLKKNRKDYNTERSLVKLVGKRRSLLDYLTKKDILRYRAIIKELGLRK, from the coding sequence ATGTATTTAGATCAAAAAGAAAAAGAAGAAATTTTTACTAAACACGGTAAAAATGCAAAGGACACAGGTACTGCAGAAGGGCAAATAGCTTTATTTACTTACCGTATCAACCACTTAACTGAGCACTTAAAGAAAAATCGTAAAGATTATAACACTGAGCGTTCTTTAGTAAAACTAGTAGGAAAAAGAAGAAGCTTACTAGATTACTTAACTAAGAAAGATATCTTAAGATATCGTGCAATTATTAAAGAATTAGGATTAAGAAAATAA
- a CDS encoding sensor histidine kinase translates to MYTESLEDLKSNFLPDVFNHAYHGIAIVGLDGKWIKVNKSICDLFGYTESDLLDLTFQDITHKEDLDIDLDRLNKLKSGEINSYTLPKRYFAKNGSIIWAQLSVSLVKNEKGAPKYFISQIQDVTDLKKVESEKEVFTEVIKEQNERLLNFSRIISHNLSTHAGNLKTLAKFTKNEVPEIKTNESFIYLNEAITNLNETVKHLKSIAESTWFENEDLKPLHLGKYITNAIYSVNALAKNNACQIKNLVTDNVKVVAVEAYLDSIILNLLTNAIKYRDANKQSEVVLSTYVQDDFIVLSVKDNGLGLDMNKYGDKMFSLYQTFHNNKKARGLGLFITKSQVESIGGKIEFKSQVNIGSQFLVYFKTA, encoded by the coding sequence ATGTACACAGAGAGCCTAGAAGATCTAAAATCCAATTTTTTGCCTGATGTTTTTAATCATGCTTATCATGGTATTGCAATTGTAGGATTGGATGGTAAATGGATAAAAGTTAATAAAAGTATTTGTGACCTTTTTGGCTATACTGAATCAGACCTGTTAGACTTAACGTTTCAGGATATTACCCATAAAGAAGATTTAGATATTGATTTGGATAGGCTTAACAAGTTAAAAAGTGGTGAGATTAATAGTTATACTTTGCCAAAAAGATACTTTGCTAAAAATGGGAGTATTATTTGGGCACAATTATCTGTGTCTTTAGTTAAAAATGAAAAGGGAGCACCCAAGTATTTTATATCTCAAATACAGGACGTGACCGATTTAAAGAAGGTTGAGAGTGAAAAAGAGGTTTTTACGGAAGTTATTAAAGAACAAAATGAAAGGTTATTAAATTTTTCTAGGATAATTTCTCATAATTTAAGTACGCATGCTGGAAATTTAAAGACTTTGGCCAAATTCACGAAAAATGAAGTGCCCGAAATTAAAACGAATGAAAGTTTTATTTACTTAAATGAAGCGATTACCAATTTAAATGAAACGGTAAAACATTTAAAAAGTATTGCAGAGTCTACTTGGTTTGAAAACGAAGATTTAAAACCGTTACATCTTGGTAAATACATTACCAATGCAATATATAGTGTTAATGCTTTGGCTAAAAATAATGCTTGCCAGATTAAAAATTTAGTTACCGACAATGTTAAGGTGGTTGCTGTTGAAGCGTATTTGGATAGTATAATCCTTAATTTGTTGACCAATGCCATAAAGTATAGAGATGCTAATAAACAATCTGAAGTAGTTTTAAGCACTTATGTTCAAGACGACTTTATTGTTTTGAGTGTTAAAGACAATGGTTTAGGTTTGGATATGAATAAGTATGGTGATAAAATGTTTTCGTTGTATCAAACATTTCATAATAATAAAAAGGCAAGAGGTTTAGGTTTGTTTATTACAAAAAGTCAAGTGGAATCCATAGGAGGTAAGATAGAATTTAAAAGTCAAGTTAATATAGGAAGTCAGTTTTTAGTTTATTTTAAAACAGCTTAA
- the def gene encoding peptide deformylase has product MRPIINVLLIVFALVSCANQKDLKPGNFSKDQVALITALDSDQPMRVFKINNTKDSILLRQQSGYVKPDPNDITLKHFTNRLFATVRDSMSLGVGIAAPQVGILKNIIWVQRFDKDDAPFEVYLNPKIINYSEEKQTRREGCLSIPNRAETLNTRSKVITIEYDTLNAEHVTEDVADFTSVIFQHEIDHLNGILFLDHLNKDIKDAK; this is encoded by the coding sequence ATGAGACCTATCATAAATGTATTACTTATTGTTTTTGCTTTAGTAAGTTGTGCTAATCAAAAGGATTTAAAGCCTGGTAATTTTTCTAAAGATCAAGTCGCATTAATAACTGCTTTAGACTCTGATCAACCCATGCGTGTATTTAAGATTAATAATACTAAAGATTCCATTTTATTAAGACAGCAAAGTGGATATGTTAAACCAGATCCAAATGATATAACTTTAAAACACTTTACTAATCGTTTGTTCGCAACCGTTAGAGATAGTATGTCCTTAGGTGTTGGTATTGCAGCACCACAAGTTGGAATATTAAAAAATATTATTTGGGTACAGCGTTTTGATAAAGATGATGCGCCTTTTGAAGTTTATCTTAATCCAAAAATTATTAATTATTCTGAAGAAAAGCAGACTAGGAGAGAAGGTTGCTTATCGATTCCTAATCGTGCTGAAACCTTAAATACACGATCTAAAGTTATTACAATTGAGTACGACACATTGAATGCTGAGCATGTAACGGAAGATGTTGCAGATTTTACATCCGTAATTTTTCAGCATGAGATAGATCACTTAAATGGTATTTTGTTTTTGGATCATTTGAATAAAGACATTAAAGATGCTAAATAA
- the accD gene encoding acetyl-CoA carboxylase, carboxyltransferase subunit beta, which yields MAWFKRKEKGITTETAEKKDIPKGLWYKSPTGKIVDSKELEKNFYVSPEDGYHVRIGSKEYFEILFDDNKFKELDANLTSKDPLKFEDTKKYPDRLKAAEAKTNLKDAVRCAVGKSKGQDLVIACMDFAFIGGSMGSVVGEKIARAAEYSLKHNVPLMVISKSGGARMMEAALSLMQLAKTSARLGQLADAGIPYISLATDPTTGGTTASFAMLGDINISEPGALIGFAGPRVVRDTTGQELPEGFQTSEFLLEHGFLDFITQRKDLKNRVNQYIDLITNKPLRA from the coding sequence ATGGCTTGGTTTAAAAGAAAAGAAAAAGGAATAACAACCGAAACTGCAGAGAAAAAAGACATTCCAAAAGGATTGTGGTACAAATCTCCTACAGGAAAAATAGTAGACTCTAAAGAGCTAGAAAAAAACTTTTACGTAAGCCCAGAAGACGGTTACCACGTAAGAATAGGAAGCAAAGAGTATTTTGAAATACTATTTGATGACAATAAATTTAAGGAGTTAGACGCAAATCTAACCTCGAAAGACCCATTAAAATTTGAGGATACAAAAAAATATCCAGACCGTTTAAAAGCAGCCGAAGCTAAAACAAACCTTAAAGACGCTGTACGTTGTGCAGTTGGTAAGTCAAAAGGTCAGGATTTAGTAATCGCATGTATGGACTTTGCTTTTATTGGAGGATCAATGGGTAGTGTTGTAGGAGAAAAAATAGCACGTGCTGCAGAGTATTCTTTAAAACACAATGTACCATTAATGGTCATCTCTAAATCAGGAGGAGCACGTATGATGGAAGCAGCATTATCTTTAATGCAATTAGCAAAAACATCGGCAAGACTTGGACAACTAGCAGATGCAGGTATACCATACATATCGTTAGCAACAGACCCAACAACAGGTGGTACGACAGCATCATTTGCCATGTTAGGTGATATTAACATCTCAGAGCCTGGTGCATTAATTGGATTTGCAGGACCACGTGTTGTGCGTGATACAACAGGACAAGAGTTACCAGAAGGTTTCCAAACCTCAGAGTTTTTGTTAGAACATGGTTTTCTAGATTTTATTACACAACGTAAAGATTTAAAAAACAGAGTCAACCAATATATAGACTTAATTACAAATAAGCCATTAAGAGCTTAA
- the fbaA gene encoding class II fructose-bisphosphate aldolase, protein MAHNIKPGVATGKEVQEIFKLAKDKGFALPAVNVIGSDTINGVLETAAALNAPVIIQFSNGGAQFNAGKGLSNEDQKAAIAGSIAGAKHVHLMAEAYGVPVILHTDHCAKKLLPWIDGLLDASEQHFKETGKSLYSSHMIDLSEEPLEENIEICKQYLARMSKMGMTLEIELGITGGEEDGVDNSDVDESKLYTQPEEVAYAYEELSKVSDQFTIAAAFGNVHGVYKPGNVKLTPKILKNSQEFLSKKHNLPHNHIDFVFHGGSGSTLEEIREAIGYGVIKMNIDTDMQYAFMSGVRDYMAEKSDYLQSQIGNPDGPESPNKKYYDPRVWLRKGEVTFVERLKKAFEDLNNVNTL, encoded by the coding sequence ATGGCTCATAATATCAAACCAGGAGTTGCTACTGGAAAAGAAGTTCAAGAAATTTTTAAACTTGCTAAAGACAAAGGATTTGCTCTTCCAGCAGTAAACGTAATAGGATCAGACACTATTAATGGTGTCTTAGAAACTGCAGCAGCATTAAACGCTCCAGTAATCATACAATTCTCAAATGGAGGTGCACAATTTAACGCAGGAAAAGGCTTAAGTAACGAAGATCAAAAGGCAGCAATTGCAGGATCTATAGCAGGTGCAAAACACGTCCACTTAATGGCAGAAGCCTATGGTGTACCTGTAATTTTACATACAGACCACTGTGCAAAAAAACTATTACCTTGGATAGACGGTTTATTAGATGCTAGTGAGCAACATTTTAAAGAAACTGGAAAATCATTATACAGCTCGCACATGATTGATTTAAGTGAAGAACCACTTGAAGAAAACATAGAAATCTGTAAACAATACCTTGCCAGAATGAGCAAAATGGGTATGACCTTAGAGATCGAGTTAGGTATTACAGGAGGAGAAGAAGATGGTGTAGACAATAGTGATGTAGACGAGTCTAAGTTATACACGCAACCAGAAGAAGTAGCCTATGCCTATGAAGAACTTAGCAAAGTAAGCGACCAGTTTACAATCGCAGCAGCTTTTGGAAACGTACATGGTGTATACAAACCAGGAAACGTAAAATTAACACCAAAAATCTTAAAAAACTCTCAAGAGTTTTTATCAAAAAAACACAACTTACCACACAACCATATTGACTTTGTATTTCATGGTGGATCAGGATCTACTCTAGAAGAAATCAGAGAAGCTATAGGCTACGGAGTTATAAAAATGAATATTGACACAGACATGCAATACGCATTCATGTCAGGAGTAAGAGATTACATGGCAGAAAAATCAGACTACCTACAATCACAAATAGGTAATCCAGATGGACCAGAATCTCCAAACAAAAAATATTACGACCCACGCGTTTGGTTACGCAAAGGAGAAGTAACGTTTGTAGAGCGTCTTAAAAAAGCATTCGAAGACCTAAACAACGTTAACACACTTTAA
- a CDS encoding BamA/TamA family outer membrane protein yields MKKIQFKIIVLIAITMLFNACDSVKRVAQNQHLLTKNTITINGESVTNDTISNLFYQKPNSRLPIPFTTIPLKLYIYNSARPNIDSVLNARFYSNPKKMARKSKLLSRKQLDKYLDSKKSFNSWLKRTGEAPVIIDTALTNKSLVRIENYYKTNGWFNATADYKINKGDNKKATIDYTIETKNAYKFDTVASNIKSPVVEKIYNQFKDQSLIKSGSQYRINNVYNEADRIVELMRDNGVYHFSQDYIEFEGDTIFGTNKMNIETIIENRLIREEDVSRREPFKIFKVKDVNIYTNSSFKNRNQSTNDTTYYDGYNIYSIGKLKYKPRALTNSVFITPNTVFKDKNRPLTSRKISDLRTFKYPNITYVENPDTTLTANIFLTPLKKFELEFSAEALQSNIQTIGFSINPSLLIRNVFNAAETLEISGFTSIGSSKDASNIKDQFFDINEIGANLKLTIPRLFSPFNTEKIIPKYMFPSTRLTVATSSQTNIGLDKQTFTGSFNYRWYPNNTITNKLDLFNIQFVKNLNTANYFNVYDNSFDSLNEIAQTSGFINSDQNLSIPTQADSFLDQVQNGSYDTILSSDDLDTVNAINERKQRLTEDNLIFATSFSFTKDRRDNLADEDFSIFKSRVELAGNLFSLTSKVLGLQKNANGKYEMFNVAYSQYAKVELDYIKHWSLGYKNVLAFRTFFGIAIPYGNSTNIPFSKSFFAGGANDNRAWSAYNLGPGSLETSNEFNEANLKIAISAEQRFNLFGPLNGAIFVDTGNIWNVFDDIDQDEATLSGFDSLKDIAVGSGFGLRYDFNFFVLRGDIGFKTYDPSYPIGNRWFNDYNFANAVYNIGINYPF; encoded by the coding sequence TTGAAAAAAATTCAATTTAAAATAATAGTTTTAATAGCAATTACCATGTTGTTTAATGCTTGTGACTCCGTTAAACGCGTAGCTCAAAACCAGCATCTATTAACTAAAAACACGATAACTATTAATGGAGAAAGTGTAACAAATGATACAATATCTAATTTGTTTTACCAAAAACCAAACTCTAGATTACCTATACCATTTACTACAATACCTTTAAAGCTTTATATATATAATAGTGCTAGACCAAATATTGACTCTGTATTAAATGCTAGATTTTATAGCAATCCAAAAAAAATGGCACGTAAATCTAAATTATTGTCAAGAAAACAATTGGATAAGTATTTAGACTCTAAAAAAAGTTTTAACAGTTGGTTAAAACGTACTGGAGAGGCACCAGTTATTATTGACACAGCATTAACTAATAAATCCTTAGTAAGGATAGAAAACTATTACAAAACCAACGGTTGGTTTAATGCTACAGCAGACTACAAGATTAATAAAGGTGACAACAAAAAAGCGACAATTGATTATACTATCGAAACAAAAAACGCTTATAAGTTTGACACAGTTGCTTCCAATATTAAATCTCCCGTAGTCGAAAAAATCTACAACCAGTTTAAAGATCAATCGCTAATTAAATCTGGTTCACAATACCGTATTAACAACGTTTATAATGAAGCAGACCGTATTGTAGAACTAATGCGTGATAATGGTGTTTATCACTTTAGTCAAGATTATATAGAGTTTGAAGGCGATACCATTTTTGGCACCAACAAAATGAATATTGAAACCATTATTGAAAACCGATTAATTAGAGAAGAAGACGTTTCTAGACGAGAGCCTTTTAAAATTTTCAAGGTAAAGGATGTCAATATTTATACCAATAGCTCATTTAAAAACAGAAACCAATCTACAAACGATACCACTTATTACGATGGTTATAATATCTATAGTATTGGTAAATTAAAGTATAAACCAAGAGCATTAACAAACTCGGTATTTATAACACCAAACACTGTTTTTAAAGATAAAAACAGACCGTTAACATCAAGAAAAATAAGTGATTTACGCACGTTTAAATATCCAAACATTACTTACGTAGAAAATCCAGACACGACGTTAACCGCTAATATATTTTTAACACCTTTAAAAAAGTTTGAATTAGAGTTTAGCGCAGAAGCACTACAAAGTAACATACAAACCATTGGTTTTTCTATTAACCCAAGCCTATTAATTAGAAACGTTTTTAATGCTGCCGAGACTTTGGAAATTTCTGGATTTACATCCATTGGTTCTTCCAAAGATGCTAGCAATATAAAAGATCAATTTTTTGATATTAACGAGATTGGAGCCAACCTAAAACTTACCATTCCAAGATTATTCTCTCCTTTTAATACAGAGAAAATCATACCTAAGTACATGTTTCCTAGCACAAGGTTAACTGTAGCAACCTCTAGTCAAACTAACATAGGTTTAGACAAGCAAACCTTTACAGGCTCATTTAATTACAGATGGTATCCAAATAACACCATTACTAATAAATTAGATTTATTTAATATCCAATTTGTAAAAAATCTAAATACAGCAAACTACTTTAATGTTTATGATAATTCATTTGATTCTTTAAATGAAATTGCACAAACCTCAGGCTTTATTAATTCAGACCAAAACCTTAGTATACCAACACAAGCCGACAGCTTTTTGGATCAAGTACAAAATGGGTCATATGACACCATATTATCCTCGGACGATTTAGACACAGTAAACGCTATAAATGAAAGAAAACAAAGACTAACAGAAGACAACCTTATTTTTGCAACTAGTTTCAGTTTTACAAAAGACAGAAGAGATAACTTAGCAGATGAAGATTTTTCAATCTTTAAATCAAGGGTAGAATTAGCAGGAAACCTATTTTCACTAACCTCTAAAGTTTTAGGATTACAAAAAAATGCAAACGGAAAATACGAAATGTTTAACGTCGCCTACTCGCAATACGCAAAAGTAGAATTAGACTATATCAAACATTGGAGTTTAGGGTACAAAAACGTACTAGCTTTTCGTACCTTTTTTGGAATAGCAATACCTTATGGCAACTCTACAAACATACCGTTTTCTAAAAGTTTTTTTGCTGGTGGAGCTAATGATAACAGAGCATGGTCAGCCTATAACTTAGGACCTGGAAGCTTAGAAACCTCAAACGAGTTTAATGAGGCCAACCTAAAAATAGCCATAAGTGCAGAACAGCGATTTAACTTATTTGGACCACTTAATGGAGCCATTTTTGTTGACACAGGAAACATCTGGAATGTCTTTGACGACATAGACCAAGATGAGGCAACACTATCAGGCTTTGACTCGCTTAAAGACATTGCAGTAGGTTCTGGTTTTGGACTTAGGTATGACTTTAACTTTTTTGTACTTCGTGGTGACATAGGCTTCAAAACCTACGATCCATCTTATCCAATAGGTAACAGATGGTTTAATGATTACAATTTTGCAAACGCAGTTTATAACATCGGAATCAACTATCCTTTCTAG